Proteins from a genomic interval of Rhizobium etli CFN 42:
- a CDS encoding adenylate/guanylate cyclase domain-containing protein: MSETRRKLTTIFCADVQDYTRLMGADEEGTLATLKRCRDAMAHLIESHGGRVVNTWGDGLIAEFPSVVEAVRAAVDTQNELAGFNAGRPSNGRMLFRIGINLGDVIVEGDDIYGDGVNIAARLQTSASPGGIVISSTVYDQVRNKVAVGFEFLGPLTVKNVDEGVPSYAVKIGDGGDEAQPAERPASVRPQPAAQVMAEARPAAGYGRRLFSVLGVIAAVVVGINLLTWHAVFWARFPLLALIVIAALAWNRDQARFDRRMVTLAITALGIIGINALTWNGTFWAVWPILGIATMIGLRWAIRR; this comes from the coding sequence ATGAGTGAAACGCGGCGGAAGCTGACGACGATCTTCTGTGCTGACGTGCAAGACTATACACGGCTGATGGGGGCCGACGAGGAGGGGACGCTTGCGACGCTGAAGCGCTGCCGCGACGCGATGGCACATTTGATCGAGAGCCACGGCGGCCGCGTCGTCAATACCTGGGGCGACGGACTGATCGCCGAGTTTCCGAGCGTCGTCGAAGCGGTGCGTGCGGCCGTCGATACCCAGAACGAACTCGCCGGTTTCAATGCCGGCCGCCCGAGCAATGGACGCATGCTCTTCCGCATCGGCATCAATCTCGGCGACGTGATCGTCGAAGGTGACGACATTTATGGCGACGGCGTCAATATTGCCGCGCGGCTGCAGACGTCGGCTTCGCCCGGCGGCATCGTCATTTCGAGTACCGTCTACGACCAGGTGCGCAACAAGGTGGCGGTTGGTTTCGAGTTTCTCGGGCCGCTGACGGTGAAGAACGTCGACGAGGGCGTGCCGAGCTATGCGGTCAAGATCGGCGACGGAGGCGACGAGGCGCAGCCTGCGGAACGTCCCGCTTCCGTTCGGCCCCAGCCGGCGGCCCAGGTCATGGCCGAGGCAAGACCGGCTGCCGGCTACGGCCGAAGGCTGTTCAGCGTGCTCGGCGTCATCGCCGCTGTAGTCGTCGGCATCAATCTCCTCACATGGCACGCAGTTTTCTGGGCTCGCTTTCCGCTGCTTGCGCTCATCGTCATTGCAGCGCTTGCCTGGAATCGTGACCAGGCGCGTTTTGACCGCAGGATGGTGACACTCGCGATCACGGCGCTCGGCATTATCGGCATCAATGCTCTCACCTGGAATGGGACCTTCTGGGCGGTTTGGCCGATACTCGGGATCGCAACGATGATCGGCCTGCGATGGGCGATACGCCGATAG